The Pongo abelii isolate AG06213 chromosome 11, NHGRI_mPonAbe1-v2.0_pri, whole genome shotgun sequence genome includes a window with the following:
- the NEU4 gene encoding sialidase-4 isoform X1, translating into MMSSAAFPRWPQSMGVPRTPSRTVLFERERTGLTYRVPSLLPVPPGPTLLAFVEQRLSPDDSHAHRLVLRRGTLAGGSVRWGALHVLGTAALAEHRSMNPCPVHDAGTGTVFLFFIAVLGHTPEAVQIATGRNAARLCCVASPDAGLSWGSARDLTEEAIGGAVQDWATFAVGPGHGVQLPSGRLLVPAYTYRVDRRECFGKICRTSPHSFAFYSDDHGRTWRCGGLVPNLRSGECQLAVVDGGKAGSFLYCNARSPLGSRVQALSTDEGTSFLPAERVASLPETAWGCQGSIVGFPAPAPSRPWDDGWSVGPGSSLRPPLLGPGVHEPPEEAAGDPRGGQVPGGPFSRLQPWGDGPRHPGLRPGVSGDVGSWTLALPMPFAAPPQSPTWLLYSHPVGRRARLHMGIRLSQSPLDPRSWTEPWVIYEGPSGYSDLASIGPAPEGGLVFACLYESGARTSYDEISFCTFSLREVLENVPASPERPNLGDKPQGCCWPS; encoded by the exons ATGATGAGCTCTGCAGCCTTCCCGAGGTGGCCG CAGAGCATGGGGGTCCCTCGTACCCCTTCACGGACAGTGCTCTTCGAGCGGGAGAGGACGGGCCTGACCTACCGCGTGCCCTCGCTGCTCCCCGTGCCCCCCGGGCCCACCCTGCTGGCTTTTGTGGAGCAGCGGCTCAGCCCTGACGACTCCCACGCCCACCGCCTGGTGCTGAGGAGGGGCACGCTGGCCGGGGGCTCCGTGCGG TGGGGCGCCCTGCACGTGCTAGGGACAGCGGCCCTGGCGGAGCACCGGTCCATGAACCCCTGCCCTGTGCACGATGCTGGCACGGGCACCGTCTTCCTCTTCTTCATCGCGGTGCTGGGCCACACGCCTGAGGCCGTGCAGATCGCCACGGGGAGGAACGCCGCGCGCCTCTGCTGTGTGGCCAGCCCTGACGCCGGCCTCTCGTGGGGCAGTGCCCGGGACCTCACTGAGGAGGCCATCGGTGGTGCCGTGCAGG ACTGGGCCACGTTCGCCGTGGGTCCCGGCCACGGCGTGCAGCTGCCCTCAGGCCGCCTGCTGGTGCCCGCCTACACCTACCGCGTGGACCGCCGAGAGTGTTTTGGCAAGATCTGCCGGACCAGCCCTCACTCCTTCGCCTTCTACAGTGATGACCACGGCCGCACCTGGCGCTGCGGAGGCCTCGTGCCCAACCTGCGCTCAGGCGAGTGCCAGCTGGCGGTGGTGGACGGTGGGAAGGCCGGCAGCTTCCTCTACTGCAACGCCCGGAGCCCCCTGGGCAGCCGCGTGCAGGCGCTCAGCACTGACGAGGGCACCTCCTTCCTGCCCGCAGAGCGCGTGGCTTCCCTGCCCGAGACTGCCTGGGGCTGCCAGGGCAGCATCGTAGGCTTCCCGGCCCCCGCCCCCAGCAGGCCATGGGATGACGGTTGGTCAGTGGGCCCCGGGAGTTCCCTCCGGCCTCCACTCCTCGGTCCTGGAGTCCATGAACCCCCAGAGGAGGCTGCTGGAGACCCCCGTGGAGGCCAGGTGCCTGGTGGGCCCTTCAGCCGTCTGCAGCCTTGGGGGGATGGCCCCAGGCACCCTGGCCTCAGGCCTGGGGTCAGTGGGGATGTGGGGTCCTGGACCCTGGCACTCCCCATGCCCTTTGCTGCCCCGCCCCAGAGCCCCACGTGGCTGCTGTACTCCCACCCAGTGGGGCGCAGGGCTCGGCTACACATGGGTATCCGCCTGAGCCAGTCCCCGCTGGACCCGCGCAGCTGGACAGAGCCCTGGGTGATCTACGAGGGCCCCAGCGGCTACTCCGACCTGGCGTCCATCGGGCCAGCCCCTGAGGGGGGCCTGGTTTTCGCCTGCCTGTACGAGAGCGGGGCCAGGACCTCCTatgatgagatttccttttgtaCATTCTCCCTGCGTGAGGTCCTGGAGAACGTGCCCGCCAGCCCCGAGCGGCCCAACCTTGGGGATAAGCCTCAGGGGTGCTGCTGGCCCTCGTGA
- the NEU4 gene encoding sialidase-4 isoform X2, producing the protein MMSSAAFPRWPSMGVPRTPSRTVLFERERTGLTYRVPSLLPVPPGPTLLAFVEQRLSPDDSHAHRLVLRRGTLAGGSVRWGALHVLGTAALAEHRSMNPCPVHDAGTGTVFLFFIAVLGHTPEAVQIATGRNAARLCCVASPDAGLSWGSARDLTEEAIGGAVQDWATFAVGPGHGVQLPSGRLLVPAYTYRVDRRECFGKICRTSPHSFAFYSDDHGRTWRCGGLVPNLRSGECQLAVVDGGKAGSFLYCNARSPLGSRVQALSTDEGTSFLPAERVASLPETAWGCQGSIVGFPAPAPSRPWDDGWSVGPGSSLRPPLLGPGVHEPPEEAAGDPRGGQVPGGPFSRLQPWGDGPRHPGLRPGVSGDVGSWTLALPMPFAAPPQSPTWLLYSHPVGRRARLHMGIRLSQSPLDPRSWTEPWVIYEGPSGYSDLASIGPAPEGGLVFACLYESGARTSYDEISFCTFSLREVLENVPASPERPNLGDKPQGCCWPS; encoded by the exons ATGATGAGCTCTGCAGCCTTCCCGAGGTGGCCG AGCATGGGGGTCCCTCGTACCCCTTCACGGACAGTGCTCTTCGAGCGGGAGAGGACGGGCCTGACCTACCGCGTGCCCTCGCTGCTCCCCGTGCCCCCCGGGCCCACCCTGCTGGCTTTTGTGGAGCAGCGGCTCAGCCCTGACGACTCCCACGCCCACCGCCTGGTGCTGAGGAGGGGCACGCTGGCCGGGGGCTCCGTGCGG TGGGGCGCCCTGCACGTGCTAGGGACAGCGGCCCTGGCGGAGCACCGGTCCATGAACCCCTGCCCTGTGCACGATGCTGGCACGGGCACCGTCTTCCTCTTCTTCATCGCGGTGCTGGGCCACACGCCTGAGGCCGTGCAGATCGCCACGGGGAGGAACGCCGCGCGCCTCTGCTGTGTGGCCAGCCCTGACGCCGGCCTCTCGTGGGGCAGTGCCCGGGACCTCACTGAGGAGGCCATCGGTGGTGCCGTGCAGG ACTGGGCCACGTTCGCCGTGGGTCCCGGCCACGGCGTGCAGCTGCCCTCAGGCCGCCTGCTGGTGCCCGCCTACACCTACCGCGTGGACCGCCGAGAGTGTTTTGGCAAGATCTGCCGGACCAGCCCTCACTCCTTCGCCTTCTACAGTGATGACCACGGCCGCACCTGGCGCTGCGGAGGCCTCGTGCCCAACCTGCGCTCAGGCGAGTGCCAGCTGGCGGTGGTGGACGGTGGGAAGGCCGGCAGCTTCCTCTACTGCAACGCCCGGAGCCCCCTGGGCAGCCGCGTGCAGGCGCTCAGCACTGACGAGGGCACCTCCTTCCTGCCCGCAGAGCGCGTGGCTTCCCTGCCCGAGACTGCCTGGGGCTGCCAGGGCAGCATCGTAGGCTTCCCGGCCCCCGCCCCCAGCAGGCCATGGGATGACGGTTGGTCAGTGGGCCCCGGGAGTTCCCTCCGGCCTCCACTCCTCGGTCCTGGAGTCCATGAACCCCCAGAGGAGGCTGCTGGAGACCCCCGTGGAGGCCAGGTGCCTGGTGGGCCCTTCAGCCGTCTGCAGCCTTGGGGGGATGGCCCCAGGCACCCTGGCCTCAGGCCTGGGGTCAGTGGGGATGTGGGGTCCTGGACCCTGGCACTCCCCATGCCCTTTGCTGCCCCGCCCCAGAGCCCCACGTGGCTGCTGTACTCCCACCCAGTGGGGCGCAGGGCTCGGCTACACATGGGTATCCGCCTGAGCCAGTCCCCGCTGGACCCGCGCAGCTGGACAGAGCCCTGGGTGATCTACGAGGGCCCCAGCGGCTACTCCGACCTGGCGTCCATCGGGCCAGCCCCTGAGGGGGGCCTGGTTTTCGCCTGCCTGTACGAGAGCGGGGCCAGGACCTCCTatgatgagatttccttttgtaCATTCTCCCTGCGTGAGGTCCTGGAGAACGTGCCCGCCAGCCCCGAGCGGCCCAACCTTGGGGATAAGCCTCAGGGGTGCTGCTGGCCCTCGTGA
- the PDCD1 gene encoding programmed cell death protein 1, giving the protein MQIPQAPWPVVWAVLQLGWRPGWFLASPDRPWNPPTFSPALLVVTEGDNATFTCSFSNASESFVLNWYRMSPSNQTDKLAAFPEDRSQPGQDCRFRVTQLPNGRDFHMSVVRAQRNDSGTYLCGAISLAPKAQIKESLRAELRVTERRAEVPTAHPSPSPRPAGQFQALVIGVVGGLLGSLVLLVWVLAVICSRAARGTIGARRTGQPLKEDPSAVPVFSVDYGELDFHWREKTPEPPVPCAPEQTEYATIVFPSGMGTSSPARRGSADGPRSPRPLRPEDGHCSWPL; this is encoded by the exons CCTCCCCGGACAGGCCCTGGAACCCCCCCACCTTCTCCCCCGCCCTGCTCGTGGTGACCGAAGGGGACAATGCCACCTTCACCTGCAGCTTCTCCAACGCATCGGAGAGCTTCGTGCTGAACTGGTACCGCATGAGCCCCAGCAACCAGACGGACAAGCTGGCTGCCTTCCCCGAGGACCGCAGCCAGCCCGGCCAGGACTGCCGCTTCCGCGTCACACAACTGCCCAACGGGCGCGACTTCCACATGAGCGTGGTCAGGGCCCAGCGCAATGACAGCGGCACCTACCTCTGCGGGGCCATCTCCCTGGCCCCCAAGGCGCAGATCAAAGAGAGCCTGCGGGCAGAGCTCAGGGTGACAG AGAGAAGGGCAGAAGTGCCCAcagcccaccccagcccctcacccAGGCCAGCCGGCCAGTTCCAAGCCCTGGTGATTGGTGTTGTGGGCGGCCTGCTGGGCAGCCTGGTGCTGCTGGTCTGGGTCCTGGCCGTCATCTGCTCCCGGGCCGCACGAG GGACCATAGGAGCCAGGCGCACCGGCCAGCCCCTG AAGGAGGACCCCTCGGCCGTGCCTGTGTTCTCTGTGGACTATGGGGAGCTGGATTTCCACTGGCGAGAGAAGACCCCGGAGCCCCCTGTGCCCTGTGCCCCTGAGCAGACGGAGTATGCCACCATCGTCTTTCCTAGTGGAATGGGCACCTCGTCCCCTGCCCGCAGGGGCTCAGCCGACGGCCCTCGGAGTCCCCGGCCTCTGAGGCCTGAGGATGGACACTGCTCTTGGCCCCTCTGA